Proteins from one Gimesia maris genomic window:
- a CDS encoding AAA family ATPase, whose translation METEFGGAACTNLEESAISERRDVVRDELRESSKELNRLDGKVSELLTEVQDGRYWAGWGFKSFEEFVHGECSFGLRKAQELIRVRKIFVGELGLSSEQLESIKWSKAAIVARVINEENRDKMLDALSTESLRELRERVRRMIAIQSHLEDSLVDNEPIISSAAKKNELIAESSSDSTDWRLPRPDESEFYVLPEIWEQICHTASRGKSVLLVGPSGCGKSEIVYRFAEAAGRQLDPFNFGAMSEPRSTLIGNTHLDREKGTIFQKSRFVSAIETPNACVLLDEISRAGREAFNILLPLLDRQGYLALDESEDSAIIHRAENVCFFATANIGMEYTGASELDQALTNRFSVVIHLEFPPFEQELSILLSRCSGLVTEDAEQLLQIAHLQRQQAQEGDFLTTISTRSLIEAGHQVAGGIRLSRAFRYCILNRFPEDGGDVGERARLQQLFARFVDESDDSSICDFPFIDMPGI comes from the coding sequence ATGGAAACCGAATTCGGTGGTGCCGCGTGCACCAATCTGGAGGAATCTGCCATTTCCGAAAGAAGGGACGTGGTTCGGGATGAACTGCGTGAATCATCAAAAGAGCTCAATCGACTGGACGGGAAAGTGTCCGAATTGCTTACCGAAGTCCAAGATGGTCGTTATTGGGCAGGTTGGGGTTTTAAATCATTCGAAGAATTCGTCCATGGGGAATGTTCTTTCGGTCTCCGCAAAGCGCAGGAGCTGATTCGCGTCCGGAAAATCTTTGTCGGTGAGCTTGGACTGTCTTCCGAACAACTTGAGTCGATTAAATGGTCCAAAGCCGCTATCGTAGCGCGCGTCATAAACGAAGAGAACCGAGACAAAATGCTTGATGCGCTATCAACCGAATCGCTCCGAGAACTTCGTGAACGTGTGCGAAGAATGATCGCGATTCAATCTCACCTTGAGGACTCGTTAGTGGACAATGAGCCGATTATTTCATCTGCAGCAAAGAAGAATGAACTAATCGCGGAATCTTCTTCAGACTCAACAGACTGGCGTCTGCCTCGGCCTGATGAGTCCGAATTCTACGTCTTGCCAGAAATCTGGGAGCAGATCTGCCATACAGCATCTCGTGGTAAGAGTGTATTGCTTGTGGGGCCTTCAGGTTGTGGCAAGTCAGAAATCGTTTACCGCTTCGCAGAGGCAGCAGGCCGCCAGCTGGACCCATTCAACTTTGGTGCGATGTCAGAACCACGTTCTACACTAATAGGCAATACACACCTGGATCGGGAGAAAGGAACCATCTTCCAAAAATCCCGATTTGTCTCGGCCATTGAAACTCCTAATGCTTGTGTTCTTCTGGATGAGATCAGTCGTGCTGGACGCGAAGCCTTCAATATTCTCCTGCCGCTGCTTGACCGCCAGGGCTATCTGGCTTTGGACGAAAGTGAAGATTCAGCCATTATTCATCGAGCAGAGAATGTCTGCTTTTTTGCCACTGCAAACATTGGGATGGAATATACCGGTGCATCTGAACTGGACCAGGCGTTGACGAATCGATTCAGCGTGGTTATTCACCTCGAATTTCCCCCCTTTGAGCAGGAACTTTCAATCCTGCTCTCACGATGTTCCGGTCTGGTTACTGAAGACGCCGAGCAGCTGTTGCAGATTGCACATCTACAGCGGCAGCAGGCCCAGGAAGGTGATTTTTTGACGACCATCTCTACGCGTTCCCTGATTGAAGCAGGTCACCAAGTCGCTGGTGGCATCAGACTTTCGCGTGCATTTCGGTACTGCATCCTGAATCGTTTTCCGGAAGACGGCGGAGACGTAGGTGAGAGAGCCCGTCTTCAGCAGTTGTTCGCTCGATTTGTCGACGAATCGGACGATTCTTCTATCTGTGATTTTCCATTCATTGATATGCCAGGTATTTGA
- a CDS encoding vWA domain-containing protein — translation MTTTTSTAGASDFDWYASACALNLELDVRRRSRSTISSAWGTITGNENDAQMFRKILDAVRNITRNNGLPRHCKLDFANLSESAAGCAGFTDAPTSFNDPFILLDKAPLASCDHSEVLSVYCGLGIHEASHILHTREGFSRLAAGTSKHKRVYFNLWEDERIEALARAESPGYAPILQTTKHALIERPLQTLSGTWDPLPDMDKIEKLVFAFIRCPHLLTTEMQQWTAINHDCAFELLRSMFPSAPLSESDVEEFAIRSESFWQKYRKLYPEIPEKFVEKRRAGELDNNMVDRTMIQLEADARDRALLMTEDEDCSGVVDRLLKEAERFERTAGIAFTEDRESLLAISDRLLDHACEVEKHGDSRHDRAGNRFSSPEVMKILDTRDGISCPLSDQEIDAIAELADEEEQADSIENFEPDDAWDWDGERKTVIQISQATEEAKRQMTLDRTAVRQHKESLRRTIRLAQDRQQRLLTGRTRGRVNPRQISRGFIDEHIFCQRMEEESESGLALCLLLDESGSMFQGDPSRFDRARQVAALFVDALGSVPNIELEVYTHSSCGLEERDCLVRYCFGRRNRDLACIGDAVEGLNYDHQAIRTAGELFRSNTSSQRPRWMIVVSDGSPNGVDYEGEPAIKATRDAVIQLRKSGIRVLNVAIEDYASEQIFGDSWVLKFTDMEEFVPQMARLVKTLLRSTV, via the coding sequence ATGACCACAACAACCAGCACAGCAGGCGCATCTGATTTCGATTGGTATGCAAGCGCCTGCGCTTTGAACCTGGAACTCGATGTCAGACGTCGTAGCCGATCGACCATATCGTCAGCTTGGGGAACAATAACGGGCAATGAAAATGATGCGCAGATGTTTCGCAAGATTCTTGATGCCGTCAGAAATATTACTCGTAATAACGGATTGCCTCGACACTGTAAATTAGACTTTGCGAATTTATCGGAGAGTGCAGCAGGCTGTGCGGGGTTCACAGACGCTCCAACATCATTTAATGACCCCTTTATCCTGCTGGATAAAGCTCCTTTAGCATCTTGTGATCATTCAGAAGTCCTTTCTGTGTACTGTGGACTTGGGATCCATGAGGCAAGCCACATCCTCCATACTCGAGAGGGATTCTCGAGGTTGGCTGCTGGAACGTCGAAACACAAGCGTGTCTATTTCAACTTATGGGAGGATGAACGAATCGAGGCACTGGCCCGTGCAGAATCGCCAGGCTACGCCCCCATCCTACAGACAACCAAGCATGCTCTCATAGAAAGACCATTACAAACACTTTCCGGGACTTGGGATCCTTTACCTGATATGGACAAGATCGAGAAACTGGTGTTTGCTTTTATTCGCTGCCCGCATCTACTCACGACCGAGATGCAGCAGTGGACTGCAATCAATCATGACTGTGCCTTTGAATTACTTCGGTCAATGTTTCCTTCAGCGCCTTTGAGTGAATCTGATGTAGAAGAATTCGCGATTCGATCAGAATCGTTTTGGCAGAAATATCGTAAACTTTATCCAGAGATTCCAGAGAAATTCGTTGAAAAGCGCCGCGCAGGTGAACTTGACAATAATATGGTCGATCGGACCATGATTCAATTAGAAGCTGATGCCAGAGATCGGGCCTTGCTAATGACAGAAGATGAAGACTGTAGCGGTGTGGTCGATCGCTTGCTTAAGGAAGCCGAACGATTTGAACGCACTGCTGGCATCGCATTTACTGAGGACCGAGAGTCTTTACTGGCGATTTCAGATCGACTTCTTGATCATGCATGTGAAGTTGAGAAGCATGGCGATAGCAGGCACGATCGAGCAGGAAATCGATTTAGTTCTCCTGAAGTCATGAAGATTCTGGATACGCGTGATGGCATTAGTTGCCCACTGTCCGACCAGGAAATTGATGCAATCGCAGAATTAGCCGATGAAGAAGAGCAAGCCGATAGCATAGAGAATTTCGAACCTGATGACGCTTGGGACTGGGACGGAGAACGCAAGACGGTCATTCAAATCTCCCAGGCAACGGAAGAAGCGAAGCGACAGATGACGCTGGATCGAACAGCCGTGCGTCAACACAAAGAATCCCTCCGTCGTACCATTCGTCTAGCTCAAGATCGGCAGCAACGGTTGCTCACGGGACGCACACGTGGACGTGTGAATCCGCGACAGATTTCACGCGGATTTATTGACGAACACATTTTCTGCCAGCGAATGGAAGAGGAGTCTGAGTCAGGACTGGCGTTGTGTCTCCTTTTGGATGAGTCAGGGTCAATGTTTCAGGGAGATCCATCTCGATTCGACAGGGCTCGACAGGTGGCCGCGCTCTTCGTCGATGCATTGGGATCCGTTCCGAATATCGAGCTCGAGGTTTATACGCACTCATCCTGTGGTTTGGAAGAGCGGGACTGTCTGGTTCGATATTGCTTTGGCCGACGCAACCGAGACCTCGCTTGTATTGGCGATGCTGTTGAGGGATTGAACTACGATCATCAGGCGATTCGCACCGCTGGCGAATTATTCCGCAGTAATACCAGTTCTCAACGGCCACGCTGGATGATCGTCGTCAGCGATGGTTCACCAAACGGTGTTGACTACGAAGGAGAGCCAGCCATTAAGGCAACTCGGGATGCCGTGATTCAATTACGTAAGTCCGGGATACGTGTACTGAATGTCGCAATTGAAGACTACGCGTCTGAGCAAATCTTCGGTGACTCATGGGTCTTGAAATTCACTGACATGGAAGAATTCGTACCACAAATGGCTCGACTGGTGAAGACCTTACTACGATCAACAGTTTAA
- a CDS encoding CHAT domain-containing protein: MNTLNIVPVFWKQRISNQLDSLPQESRVIHNIYLDALEHLNDCVVRLIDRSENPAKVRYALSCSEESDFLQSFLWSENTFTPDFAIRQAIECDDIPTRLILLACSLSSPEMSLPANSEKGLRIATECAWLLAAMGEYCIAFNFLRKSIDACCHLDQTGIRVEINVKNSVAVALATGFESLYLLCRLGIDTLQPEHALVSIEQFLGFSKEALQQRLYGHDPIQYLSDIFGQAPNDGLARFLVLYSKCLTQCNQGDLANRFLLASVGLYPSDFNGMHAIETQIEAILADEGGDPTSSKVKTRYSGNVSSSNWLLAGKRLGVRNSMFPSTKSKNIFEKVGLAIKGDITRRSKACLDPPSLSDEDRIDFCFALSSTFISVGRPLVALDVCAGSLFRQGVSENVPDELRGADESELFSAALATLFSNDRLRQLKLGAHLVGILQGYRGHQKGRKLLLNLLGLADLEGKRHPRDRIRQSLDEIVLISPELIVVITDQLRMALEASCLRGSARLVLEEAISTLLELKVPKSPYLNFHFVRLSAHSKFMTGNSGECVEMIEKSLGSLRTPGTSRRSQHHAHGQSIQHPVFAKHLDLLANAYRDCGRLEDAYRMQLNLLWQSSESQADNTLRWAAMSNSRFARLETTRNKDSYEFESDRWFGPLATTRICHLITEVASSLHADDLSDDAFYVLQLLQHKNADLSDTSQGIRFIQFPLVARAIVNENSYIPWLRFAQIYATVVEQLGLVDDAAKLLESFMNLNQSYSLKEYPQTWWLSELQTPERIEHLLTWLMLSQKTSDPDRLRICDEVVKEVQELSELDIRGYSNRIEFWKQLQRLRSTALTIGLSEIKEPGAGISYTVPALCCKVSYWLEQLDNRIILEQAILLDAAVTKRTSNHVSLENTWTDLPIKMDNDAWSVVLEAAQDTYDGWLENLKGYSFDNAAMKSGSVTTHIQSKESEAEEKIEAIEEQYVDIDDLVTERYSELLSFVSSGSSIPALLHDNSTWIRAAFDNAGRLFWWGLFKPPGENQLKFLGIHISDTDAKEVINDVNLETDACIEAIWHVVNINRKSQSSFSSLPPDTAYQDPQWHSIQERISEALNHKNSSDADFLKPGDIKALKIPFPRILNLLRAIRDEFFSDNGNSDNRLLRLYAAWKQCYEYLSQDGDDSSIMQWKDKSLNNVCSRQLAVCSYFFDLSELENHIESTSQLKMLFSVEGPLHSVPLSWLSYRGRPIFEEADATNVAISLTLHRHQRMRETSKMNRPSVFCGLWEQPGQRKSFGFPILWRGVQRWSEKNGNGRHEQVCYGCCDDPLLTPKNLISATHSKKCDIFILAGHGVDGKFGIEFSGGQSHSPASLWRGEGDFSNCSLIVLLSCSVGRLRHSSITDVQGLYTRILANGGGNVVAAKWDVDDCYGASFLLEFLDEYALINRRNETLGVAFNNARKKAWKRYLSQLSSKEVEKAKCHHAIAAFDYFGYA; encoded by the coding sequence ATGAATACACTCAATATTGTGCCTGTTTTTTGGAAACAGCGGATTTCCAATCAGCTTGATAGCCTGCCACAGGAAAGTAGAGTTATTCACAATATATATTTAGATGCTTTAGAGCATCTTAATGATTGTGTTGTAAGACTAATCGATCGTTCGGAGAATCCGGCAAAAGTCCGTTACGCCCTAAGCTGTTCGGAAGAATCCGATTTTTTACAGTCGTTCCTGTGGTCTGAAAATACTTTTACTCCTGATTTTGCTATCAGGCAAGCAATCGAATGCGATGACATTCCAACTCGCCTTATTCTTTTGGCTTGTTCACTGTCATCCCCCGAAATGTCTTTGCCAGCGAACTCTGAGAAAGGCTTGAGGATAGCAACTGAATGCGCGTGGCTTCTGGCAGCCATGGGTGAATACTGTATTGCTTTCAACTTTCTGCGAAAATCTATCGATGCTTGTTGCCATCTCGATCAGACAGGTATTCGCGTGGAAATCAATGTTAAGAATTCTGTAGCAGTGGCTCTCGCAACTGGATTCGAGTCTCTTTACCTTCTATGTAGACTCGGAATAGATACACTCCAGCCAGAACATGCGTTAGTCAGCATTGAACAATTCCTGGGGTTTTCCAAAGAGGCCCTTCAACAACGGCTGTATGGTCACGATCCAATTCAGTACCTGAGTGACATTTTCGGACAAGCTCCAAATGATGGCCTGGCTCGGTTCCTCGTGTTGTATTCAAAATGCCTGACACAATGCAACCAAGGCGACTTGGCTAACCGTTTTTTACTTGCATCTGTCGGCCTTTATCCGAGTGACTTTAATGGAATGCACGCGATCGAAACTCAGATTGAAGCAATTCTTGCAGATGAAGGAGGAGACCCAACTTCCTCAAAAGTAAAGACCCGATACTCTGGAAATGTGAGTAGCTCGAATTGGCTTCTCGCAGGTAAAAGACTCGGAGTCCGGAATAGTATGTTCCCCAGTACAAAAAGTAAGAATATATTTGAAAAAGTGGGACTTGCAATCAAAGGTGACATTACGCGGCGCTCGAAAGCTTGTCTCGACCCGCCATCGTTATCCGACGAAGATCGGATTGACTTTTGTTTTGCGTTATCCTCAACATTCATTTCAGTGGGGAGGCCCTTAGTAGCCCTTGATGTGTGTGCGGGCTCTCTGTTTCGACAAGGGGTAAGTGAGAACGTTCCAGACGAGCTCAGAGGGGCTGATGAATCAGAGTTATTTTCCGCTGCGCTTGCCACACTTTTTTCTAATGATCGCCTGCGTCAGCTGAAATTAGGTGCACACCTCGTAGGGATCTTGCAGGGATATAGAGGTCATCAAAAAGGCAGGAAGCTCCTGCTTAATTTATTAGGTCTGGCCGACCTTGAGGGGAAACGACATCCGCGAGATCGCATTCGACAATCACTGGATGAGATAGTGCTAATTTCACCAGAACTTATCGTGGTAATCACTGATCAACTGCGAATGGCACTTGAGGCATCCTGTTTAAGGGGTTCTGCACGACTGGTTCTGGAAGAGGCAATTTCAACACTTTTAGAATTAAAGGTCCCAAAGTCACCTTATCTGAATTTTCATTTTGTCAGATTGAGTGCTCATTCTAAGTTTATGACTGGGAATTCCGGCGAATGCGTGGAAATGATTGAAAAGAGTTTAGGCTCACTTAGGACTCCTGGCACTTCCAGAAGGTCCCAACACCATGCTCATGGTCAATCAATACAACATCCTGTATTCGCAAAACATCTTGATTTATTAGCTAACGCCTATCGAGATTGTGGGCGTCTGGAAGATGCTTATCGAATGCAACTAAATCTATTGTGGCAAAGTTCTGAGTCACAAGCTGATAACACGCTTCGATGGGCGGCTATGTCAAATAGTCGTTTTGCCAGGTTAGAAACAACTCGGAACAAGGATTCTTACGAGTTTGAAAGTGATCGCTGGTTTGGTCCACTAGCAACTACAAGAATTTGTCATTTGATCACAGAGGTAGCATCATCCTTGCACGCCGACGACTTGTCGGATGATGCATTTTATGTACTTCAGTTACTGCAGCATAAGAACGCAGACTTATCAGATACGTCCCAGGGTATTCGATTTATACAATTCCCCCTCGTTGCCAGGGCAATTGTAAATGAGAATTCGTATATTCCCTGGCTGCGTTTTGCACAGATTTATGCAACCGTTGTTGAGCAGCTGGGGCTGGTAGACGATGCCGCAAAACTGCTTGAGTCGTTTATGAACTTGAACCAATCCTATTCATTGAAAGAATATCCCCAAACCTGGTGGCTCAGTGAATTGCAAACACCTGAAAGGATAGAGCATCTGTTAACGTGGCTTATGCTTTCTCAAAAGACAAGTGATCCTGATCGGTTACGAATCTGTGACGAAGTTGTGAAAGAAGTACAGGAACTCTCTGAGTTGGATATTCGAGGCTACTCAAACCGAATTGAGTTCTGGAAGCAGCTACAACGCCTTCGCTCCACAGCTCTCACTATAGGTCTTTCTGAGATTAAAGAACCAGGTGCTGGTATCTCATACACTGTGCCTGCTCTCTGTTGCAAGGTCAGTTATTGGCTTGAACAGTTAGATAATCGTATCATTCTTGAGCAAGCCATTTTACTAGACGCAGCGGTAACAAAACGGACTTCCAACCATGTAAGCTTGGAAAATACTTGGACAGATCTGCCAATAAAGATGGATAATGATGCATGGAGTGTAGTTTTAGAAGCTGCTCAGGATACTTATGATGGATGGTTAGAGAACTTGAAAGGTTATTCATTCGATAACGCAGCCATGAAATCGGGTTCCGTGACTACCCATATTCAAAGCAAGGAGTCAGAAGCAGAAGAGAAGATAGAGGCGATAGAGGAGCAATATGTAGACATAGACGACTTGGTCACAGAACGCTATTCAGAGTTGCTTTCTTTTGTGTCCAGTGGGTCGAGCATACCCGCATTACTTCATGATAACAGCACATGGATTCGGGCAGCCTTTGACAATGCGGGTCGTCTATTTTGGTGGGGATTATTCAAACCACCCGGAGAGAATCAACTTAAGTTTCTCGGTATTCATATCAGTGATACTGATGCAAAAGAAGTAATCAACGATGTGAATCTAGAAACAGATGCTTGCATAGAAGCTATCTGGCATGTGGTTAATATAAATCGAAAGTCCCAAAGCAGTTTTTCGTCCCTACCCCCTGATACAGCGTATCAAGATCCCCAATGGCATAGCATTCAAGAACGTATTAGCGAGGCATTAAATCACAAAAACAGTAGTGATGCAGATTTTTTAAAACCTGGCGATATCAAGGCCCTTAAAATACCTTTCCCGCGAATACTAAATCTATTAAGAGCGATCAGGGACGAGTTTTTCTCAGATAATGGGAATTCAGATAATCGTCTATTACGTCTTTATGCTGCCTGGAAGCAATGCTATGAATACCTTTCACAGGATGGCGATGACTCTTCGATAATGCAGTGGAAGGACAAATCTTTGAATAATGTCTGTAGCAGGCAACTTGCCGTATGCAGTTATTTCTTTGATCTGTCTGAACTCGAAAATCATATAGAGAGCACGAGCCAATTGAAAATGCTCTTCTCAGTCGAAGGACCGCTTCACTCAGTACCACTTTCATGGCTATCTTATCGTGGACGACCGATATTTGAAGAAGCGGATGCGACAAATGTTGCCATTTCTCTCACATTGCATCGGCATCAGAGAATGAGAGAGACATCCAAAATGAATCGACCTTCTGTTTTTTGTGGTCTTTGGGAACAACCTGGTCAACGTAAATCATTTGGATTTCCAATACTGTGGCGTGGCGTTCAGAGATGGTCTGAAAAAAATGGAAATGGACGCCATGAGCAAGTATGTTATGGGTGCTGTGATGATCCGCTACTTACTCCGAAGAATTTGATTTCAGCTACCCACTCAAAAAAGTGCGATATTTTTATCCTCGCCGGTCATGGCGTTGATGGCAAGTTCGGAATTGAGTTTTCTGGCGGGCAATCTCATTCACCAGCAAGCCTATGGCGGGGGGAAGGGGATTTTAGTAATTGTTCTCTAATCGTTTTGCTGTCCTGCTCCGTTGGTCGGCTGAGGCATTCCTCAATCACGGATGTCCAAGGATTATATACTCGAATTCTCGCCAATGGTGGCGGTAACGTCGTTGCAGCTAAATGGGATGTTGATGATTGTTACGGAGCATCATTCTTGCTTGAGTTTCTTGATGAATACGCTCTAATTAATCGAAGGAATGAGACTCTTGGAGTCGCGTTCAATAATGCCAGAAAGAAAGCATGGAAGCGGTATCTTTCTCAATTATCTTCAAAGGAAGTTGAGAAGGCGAAATGCCACCATGCAATAGCCGCTTTTGACTATTTCGGGTATGCTTAA
- a CDS encoding ISL3 family transposase, with translation MVQYENRLLIYLRTVNPQACCPECQQNSRRIHSRYTRSPSDLPCVGQKTQLILQVRRFVCINKSCKRKIFTERLVELVQPYARTTIRLSKVQRQIGFLLGGEPGKQLSRFLGMPCSADTLLRRTHAGSRPDHSSVRVLGVDDWAWRRGQRYGTILCDLEIRQVIDLLPDRTSDSLANWLASHPSVENISRDRGGEYAKGAVQGAPQAIQIADRWHLLKNARETLHKVIDRHQKQVRESVKLVTGHESQFSPNQPHDSFQTSGSSTRLNAENLSRNKKRTMYE, from the coding sequence ATGGTCCAATATGAAAATCGTTTACTGATTTACCTTCGTACGGTCAATCCCCAAGCTTGTTGCCCTGAATGCCAACAGAATTCTCGCCGTATCCACAGTCGATATACACGTTCGCCGAGTGACCTTCCCTGCGTTGGTCAAAAGACACAGCTCATTCTCCAGGTCCGCCGGTTCGTCTGCATTAATAAAAGCTGTAAACGTAAAATCTTTACAGAACGTCTTGTTGAACTGGTCCAGCCTTATGCCAGAACAACCATTCGGCTCTCTAAAGTTCAGCGACAGATCGGTTTCCTGCTGGGGGGAGAGCCGGGAAAACAACTTTCTCGTTTTTTAGGAATGCCCTGCAGTGCAGATACTCTCTTGCGACGAACTCATGCCGGTTCTCGACCAGATCACTCATCTGTTCGGGTATTGGGAGTAGATGACTGGGCCTGGCGACGCGGGCAACGATATGGGACGATTTTGTGTGATCTGGAAATACGTCAGGTCATCGATCTTCTTCCGGATCGTACATCAGATTCTTTGGCAAACTGGCTGGCTTCACATCCCAGCGTGGAAAATATTAGCCGTGACCGTGGGGGGGAATATGCCAAGGGAGCAGTTCAAGGTGCTCCACAGGCGATCCAGATTGCAGACCGCTGGCATCTGTTGAAAAATGCCCGTGAAACTTTACATAAAGTCATTGACCGACATCAGAAGCAGGTCCGCGAAAGTGTCAAACTGGTTACTGGGCATGAATCTCAGTTTTCTCCCAATCAGCCACACGATTCTTTCCAAACCAGCGGTTCCTCTACAAGACTCAACGCTGAAAATCTCAGCCGCAATAAAAAACGGACGATGTATGAATAG
- a CDS encoding ATP-binding protein, with product MKASRIKFNGLSSASESEQAMLRARIIRAVDDFEDRTGMTDIEVRACRRNGHMPSGVADTSENKLTEDFKFDLQACQPEFTFERVCLPEKIRETMLSSVATIEHERKLFEEWGLSEIQAHARAAILFNGPPGTGKTATAHGLASHLGQKILSVTTADLESKYLGEGPKLVAAFFAAVREQNALAFIDEADTLLGSRMKVTQGSERAANSMTSQLLIELEKHNGVVVFATNLVDNIDHAFTTRVLRIDFPLPDKGMRYELWKNHLPEKLPLDGVDIDALSEIDGICGRDIRNAIVLAASRAVSAKKLSVAHDDILYGLNKA from the coding sequence ATGAAAGCTTCACGTATAAAATTTAATGGTCTTTCTTCAGCCTCGGAAAGTGAGCAGGCCATGTTGCGTGCTCGCATAATCCGGGCGGTCGACGATTTCGAGGATCGAACGGGTATGACTGATATTGAGGTTCGAGCATGTCGTCGTAATGGCCATATGCCATCGGGGGTTGCTGATACCTCGGAAAATAAGCTAACCGAAGATTTCAAGTTCGATCTTCAAGCCTGTCAACCAGAGTTCACTTTTGAACGGGTGTGCCTTCCGGAGAAAATCCGCGAAACAATGCTCTCCTCAGTGGCTACAATTGAGCACGAGCGAAAGCTCTTTGAGGAATGGGGCTTAAGTGAGATTCAAGCTCATGCTCGTGCAGCGATATTGTTTAATGGTCCTCCTGGTACCGGAAAGACAGCTACGGCACATGGCCTGGCAAGTCACCTTGGCCAGAAAATACTTAGTGTCACAACCGCAGATTTGGAAAGTAAATACCTTGGAGAAGGCCCGAAGCTGGTGGCGGCATTTTTTGCAGCTGTTCGAGAACAGAACGCCCTGGCTTTCATTGATGAGGCAGACACTCTGCTCGGAAGTCGTATGAAGGTGACTCAGGGCTCTGAACGGGCAGCGAATTCAATGACAAGCCAATTGTTAATTGAGCTGGAAAAACACAACGGTGTAGTTGTGTTTGCCACAAACTTAGTGGACAATATTGACCATGCATTCACCACCCGTGTTTTAAGAATTGACTTTCCACTTCCGGACAAAGGCATGAGGTACGAATTATGGAAAAATCATCTTCCGGAAAAACTTCCATTGGATGGTGTCGATATTGATGCGCTATCAGAGATCGACGGTATCTGCGGGCGAGACATTCGCAACGCGATTGTACTTGCTGCAAGTCGTGCTGTTTCAGCCAAGAAATTATCTGTAGCTCATGATGATATTCTATACGGTTTAAACAAGGCTTAA
- a CDS encoding RNA polymerase sigma factor encodes MDEPTLSNNLEMLREDMLAVARVFSRDINDAEDAVQKAYMKASQRVSQFDPGTGFDPGARFKAWLSRIVRHCCMDILRKRKRDERLNQRLRDNNGVLGPGAAREIIYDKNVDATTGLSMAKLFGITQSFLLSPIAEWKEKRSEEIKSELTLKDPDNRGTLENKLFIVENIEWVLDSSTSLEEIRSKLPHNIQDSRISQIRVPLRDELRGYLLLHQPMRVLCILEFPPCIEDSETRSEAGVFFSLTTGGEKYILNDEGCVRIAKYIGKKMKCADSKGNQIEFLADTILFSIEHKQLPVGRPHGMKLEWHSRIGDVSSMEHDGSKAKRIDGELEKKPDWGIPLHITIPPGSPTEETDLVYEYRENQANTRERQSGNSIDLNLKVRL; translated from the coding sequence ATGGATGAACCGACTCTGAGTAATAATTTAGAAATGCTTCGTGAAGATATGCTGGCGGTTGCAAGAGTGTTTTCTCGTGATATTAATGACGCAGAAGATGCTGTTCAAAAGGCTTATATGAAAGCAAGTCAACGGGTTTCTCAGTTTGATCCTGGGACTGGGTTTGATCCAGGGGCTAGGTTCAAAGCTTGGCTATCCAGAATTGTTCGCCATTGCTGCATGGACATACTCCGCAAGCGTAAACGAGACGAGAGATTGAATCAAAGGCTTAGAGATAATAATGGTGTTCTAGGTCCAGGAGCTGCCCGTGAGATCATTTATGACAAAAATGTTGATGCGACAACTGGCCTCAGTATGGCTAAACTATTCGGGATAACCCAATCATTTTTACTATCCCCCATTGCGGAGTGGAAAGAAAAACGCTCTGAAGAGATTAAGTCAGAGTTGACTTTAAAGGACCCGGATAATCGGGGTACACTCGAAAATAAATTATTTATTGTTGAGAACATTGAATGGGTTCTCGATTCGTCTACTTCTCTGGAAGAAATTCGTTCAAAATTACCACATAATATTCAAGACTCCAGGATTTCACAGATTCGCGTCCCGTTACGCGATGAATTGCGTGGCTACTTATTACTTCATCAGCCGATGAGGGTTCTATGTATATTGGAATTTCCTCCCTGCATAGAAGATAGCGAGACTCGCTCAGAAGCGGGGGTCTTTTTTTCTTTGACTACTGGGGGCGAGAAGTACATCCTAAATGACGAAGGATGTGTGCGTATTGCCAAGTATATAGGAAAAAAAATGAAATGTGCGGATTCAAAAGGAAATCAAATTGAGTTCTTGGCAGATACAATCCTGTTTTCTATTGAGCATAAACAACTACCGGTAGGACGCCCGCATGGTATGAAATTGGAATGGCATTCTCGTATAGGAGATGTCAGCTCAATGGAACACGATGGAAGCAAGGCAAAAAGAATTGACGGAGAGTTAGAGAAAAAACCAGATTGGGGAATACCTCTTCATATTACCATCCCGCCAGGAAGTCCAACAGAAGAAACAGATCTTGTCTATGAATATCGCGAGAACCAGGCTAATACCCGTGAGCGGCAAAGTGGGAATTCCATCGATTTAAATTTGAAAGTCCGCCTTTAA